The proteins below come from a single Zea mays cultivar B73 chromosome 8, Zm-B73-REFERENCE-NAM-5.0, whole genome shotgun sequence genomic window:
- the LOC100273063 gene encoding alkane hydroxylase MAH1 — MEMVPWLLGFLGRYPELMVSLACFLLLFRRLNQRDGLPTNWPVVGALPAITVNAGRMHEWVTEFLRAAGLSYVMKGPWGSPVDVIMTADPANVAHVFTSNFGNYPKGQEFAALFDVLGDGIFNADGESWAFQRRKAHALLSDARFRAGVAASTARKLRDALVPLLDGIAASGAVVDLQDVFVRLTFDLTAMFVFGIDPGCLAPDFPYVPFAAAMDTVEEVLFYRHVAPVPWLMLQKYLRTGHSKKMWNARRVLDASIAEFISLRRERAAEAEAEADLLTSYLACHDEIGKSGAELERFLRDTTLNLMVAGRDTTSSALTWFFWLLTKHPDVEAKVLEELRAHPPLSGAGGHRTAAELKQLVYLHAALSESLRLYPPVPFEHKAAARTDTLPSGARVGPSRRVIVSFYSMGRMEAVWGKDCSEFRPERWLTAAGRFRHEPSYKFVAFNVGPRTCLGRDLAYSQMKAVVAAVLPRFRVEVDAGAVVRPKLSIILHMKDGLKVRVHKREEDGLC, encoded by the coding sequence ATGGAGATGGTGCCATGGCTTCTCGGCTTCCTCGGCAGGTACCCGGAGCTCATGGTGTCCCTCGCTTGCTTCCTCCTGCTGTTTCGTAGGCTGAACCAGCGGGACGGGCTGCCGACGAACTGGCCGGTGGTTGGCGCGCTCCCGGCGATCACCGTCAATGCCGGGCGCATGCACGAGTGGGTGACGGAGTTCCTGCGCGCCGCGGGGCTGTCGTACGTCATGAAGGGCCCGTGGGGATCGCCGGTGGACGTGATCATGACGGCCGACCCGGCCAACGTGGCGCACGTGTTCACGTCCAACTTCGGCAACTACCCCAAGGGCCAGGAGTTCGCCGCGCTGTTCGACGTGCTCGGCGACGGCATCTTCAACGCCGACGGCGAGTCGTGGGCGTTCCAGAGGCGCAAGGCGCACGCGCTGCTGTCGGACGCGCGGTTCCGCGCGGGGGTCGCCGCCAGCACCGCGCGCAAGCTCCGCGACGCTCTCGTGCCGCTCCTCGACGGCATCGCCGCGTCGGGCGCGGTGGTGGACCTGCAGGACGTGTTCGTGCGCCTCACCTTCGATCTCACCGCCATGTTCGTGTTCGGCATCGACCCCGGCTGCCTCGCCCCTGACTTCCCCTACGTCCCGTTCGCCGCCGCCATGGACACCGTCGAGGAGGTCCTGTTCTACCGGCACGTCGCGCCCGTGCCGTGGCTGATGCTCCAGAAGTACCTCAGGACTGGGCACAGCAAGAAGATGTGGAACGCTCGACGGGTGCTCGACGCGTCCATCGCCGAGTTCATCTCGCTCCGGCGAGAGCGCgccgccgaggccgaggccgaggccgacctGCTCACGTCGTACCTGGCGTGCCACGACGAGATAGGCAAGTCCGGCGCCGAGCTCGAGCGGTTCTTGCGCGACACCACGCTTAACCTCATGGTCGCCGGCCGGGACACGACGAGCTCGGCCTTGACGTGGTTCTTCTGGCTTCTGACCAAGCACCCGGACGTGGAGGCCAAGGTCCTCGAGGAGCTCCGCGCGCACCCGCCGTTGTCCGGCGCGGGAGGCCATCGCACCGCGGCTGAGCTGAAGCAGCTGGTGTACCTGCACGCGGCGCTGTCGGAGTCGCTCCGGCTGTACCCGCCGGTGCCGTTCGAGCACAAGGCGGCGGCTCGGACGGACACGCTGCCGAGCGGCGCGCGCGTGGGGCCCTCCCGGCGTGTGATCGTGTCGTTCTACTCGATGGGGCGCATGGAGGCGGTGTGGGGCAAGGACTGCTCGGAGTTCCGGCCGGAGAGGTGGCTGACCGCGGCGGGGCGGTTCCGGCACGAGCCGTCGTACAAGTTCGTGGCGTTCAACGTGGGGCCCCGGACGTGCCTCGGCAGGGACCTGGCGTACTCCCAGATGAAGGCCGTGGTCGCCGCCGTGCTGCCGCGGTTCAGGGTGGAGGTGGACGCCGGCGCCGTGGTGCGGCCCAAGTTGTCCATCATACTCCACATGAAGGACGGCCTCAAGGTGAGGGTGCACAAGAGAGAAGAAGATGGCCTATGTTAA